In the genome of Arenicella xantha, the window GCAACAATGTGGTGTGAAAGAATACCAATCGAGAGCTCAACTTGATATGGCACCAGTTCATCACACAGTCGCGCAGTTCCGTTTTCGAATACTGAAAGATAAATTTTATACTTAGGGAGCGCTTCTATCAAAATATCGTTCGGAATAGGTTCAAAACAAACGTAAAAACGCCTGCTTGCTGACTTGATAGTACCGGCTTCAAACCCCTTAGAGCATTCAACAGCACCATAAGTACCGGGCATTGGTATAGAAGATGTAAATGCCAGCTTTGAATTCTCTGCAACTAATTCATTATAAGTACACGCCATAGACCATACCAAGGGAACCATCACTAACATCGACTTAAAAAACATAAGAATTTTTCTACGCATATTTCTGGCTGGGCTGAACTCTCTGTATTTCAACATGATCTGGGCTGACTTAGAACTGCTGCACAGCTAATAGTAGATGCATTCTGCGATGTTGACTCAAAACCATTTGATCTTACAAAATCTACTACACGCTGTTGCCCATATACTGCATTCGCTGCAAAACGATTGCCATAACTACGCACTAAACTATCAACTTGAAACACTCGTTGATGGCCTGTACCTTCCAAATGGCTCCCCTCACGTATAATTATAGCTGTCAGTCTACCAACGTCCGTTATGTTTGGGTTGACGTAAATTGTGTTTGGCCTTATGTCACGAACGATACCCCCCGCCCGAGGCGTTACTACTTAAAGAAAACCACCTAGTTAGGAAATAACTAGAACTAATAGCCCCAAAATTAACAGAATGAAGTCTTGTCGCAAGTCTCCCAATATATGCGCCGAGGGGAATTAAGTGACTCCCGGCGTCTGGCCCTAAAAAATACTTTTTGAAGAAGCGTAGAGCGGCTTTATTTCCCTTTTTTTAAGGCCTTGGACAATTTTCGTTGAAGATTATCCAGTGCCTTAAGGCTTCAAACTCTTATTTAGAATCTTTAAAAAATCTGTATCAAGAGAACCATCATCTAGGGGTCACTTGCGACTGAGTGCTAAAAACCACGTTAAGCTGCTAGACGTACTTCACGTTTTTAACGATAGCGCAACGACCCAAAAGCTCCTCGCAAATACAAAACCATGGCTATTCAGTTCAACAAATATGAGAGTTTGATCGCCTTAATGAGGCTGTTGCTGCCTCTGGCATGGGTAAGAATGAGTTTATACGTGCGACCATTGAAGCGGCCTGCAGGAAATAAGAGTAATACCGGTATTGGTACTACCCAACCAAAGCTTGTGTAGACGTAAATAAAATCACACAAATGACTTGAAACTCTCGAGTTCGCCCGCATACCGTTTCTATGCCTCTTCTTCTTATCCTATTCCTCTTTATCGGCATGCCGATACTCGAGATAAGTGCCCTTATCCGCGTCGCCGGCGTTATCGGTATTTTAAACACGGTTGGGTTTTCACTACTCACCGCCATGTTAGGCGCCTACTTGGTAAAACAGCAAGGCATTGCCACGCTGGCTAAATTGCAAGAAGAAGCTCAAGCCGGGCGAGTGCCAGCACAACAAATGGTTGAAGGCGTTGCTCTACTGGTAGCCGGCGCAGTGTTACTAACACCCGGTTTCATCACTGACATACTCGGATTTGCACTGTTAGTTCCGCCCATTCGAATCGCGATAGTCAACTGGGTTGCAAGAAGAGCCCTGGCTAACCAAACCGTGCGCTATGAGTTCCGGGGCAGTCAAACTCGCGCTTACGACAGCCGTTCCAACGATCATGGCAATGTCATAGATGGCGAGTACACTTCCCCATCTGACGACACAAAATAAATACCCGTATCGGGGTTGACTTTACAAGGTTCGTCCATATTATTAGCACTCCCTAGGGGCGAGTGCTAATTAAGCAGACCCCGCTTGTTTAACACTTAATTAACTATTTACTGGAGGCAAAACGAATGTCTATTCGTCCACTTCACGACCGCGTTCTTGTACGACGCAATGAAGAAGAAAAAACATCTGCTGGCGGCATCATTCTGACCGACTCAGCCAAAGAAAAACCAGTCCAAGGCGAGATCATCGCCGCTGGTAACGGAAAAATTTTAGAAAACGGTGATGTTCGACCATTGGACGTCAAAGTTGGCGACCAAGTTTTGTTCGGCAAATACGCTGGCACTGAAGTAAAAGTTGATGGCGAAGAACTACTTGTAATGCGCGAAGACGATATCGTCGGCGTTGTAGAGTAAATCACGCTTTATCCCTCACGCTGCGTTGTGAAAATTGCTGCTAGGGGCGCGTACATCAGTACGCTCCCGACTTATGCAATTTCCCGCCTTGCTTGAGAAAAATACTGGATCCTTTGCGGTCTAGAAAGTATAGAAATTTTTAAACGAATTAATTAGAGGAATTTGATATGTCAGCAAAAGACGTAAAATTCGGTGATGACGCACGGACCAAGATTTTGGCCGGTGTTAACATTTTAGCAGACGCCGTTAAAGTAACCCTTGGCCCTAAAGGCCGCAATGTGGTTCTTGATAAGTCATTCGGCGCGCCTACCATTACTAAAGATGGTGTGTCGGTTGCTAAAGAAATCGAACTTGAAGACAAGTTCGAAAACATGGGCGCACAATTGGTGAAAGAAGTTGCTTCAAAAACCAATGACGTAGCCGGTGACGGAACAACTACTGCCACTGTTTTAGCGCAAGCAATGGTTAAGGAAGGCTTGAAAGCCGTAGCAGCGGGCATGAACCCAATGGACCTTAAGCGCGGCATCGATAAAGCGGTTGTTTGTGCGGTTGAAGAGCTTAGAAAACTTTCTAAGCCATGTGAAAACGCTAAAGAAATCGCTCAAGTAGGCACCATTTCGGCTAACTCCGATGAGTCAGTCGGTAACATCATCGCTGAAGCCATGGACAAAGTGGGTAAAGAAGGTGTTATTACTGTTGAAGAAGGCCAAAGCTTAGAGAACGAGCTTGAAGTGGTTGAAGGCATGCAGTTCGACCGTGGCTACTTGTCACCGTACTTTGCTAACAAGCAAGACACCATGATCGCTGATCTGGAAAGCCCTCTTGTGTTGTTACATGACAAGAAAATTTCTAACATCCGTGACCTATTACCAACGCTAGAAGCCGTAGCTAAAGCCGGTCGTCCATTGTTGATCGTTGCTGAAGATGTTGAAGGCGAAGCACTAGCAACCTTGGTTGTTAACAACATTCGTGGCATCGTAAAAGTGTGTGCTGTTAAAGCACCAGGTTTTGGCGATCGTCGTAAAGCCATGCTAGAAGACATTGCTATCTTGACTGGTGGCCGTGTGATTTCAGAAGAAGTCGGCATGAGCCTTGAAACCATCACAATGGAAGACCTAGGTTCTGCTAAGCGTGTGCAAATCTCTAAAGAGAACACGACTATCATTGATGGTATGGGCGAAGCCAAGCAAATCGAAGATCGCGTTAATCAAATTCGCGCGCAAATCGAAGAATCAAGCTCTGATTACGACAAAGAGAAGATGCAAGAACGTGTTGCTAAACTCGCTGGCGGCGTTGCATTGATCAAAGTTGGTGCTGCGACTGAAGTCGAAATGAAAGAGAAGAAAGCTCGCGTTGAAGATGCATTGCATGCTACTCGTGCTGCTGTTGAAGAAGGCGTGGTACCTGGCGGCGGCGTCGCCTTGATCCGCACCTTGGCTGCAGTTGCTAAAGTAAAAGGCGACAACGCAGATCAAGACGCTGGTGTAAAAGCGATTGTTAAAGCGCTCGAAGCTCCTCTACGTCAAATCGTTTCTAACGGTGGTGACGATGCTTCAGTAGTACTTAATGAAGTTCGCAACCACAAAGGAACTTACGGTTACAACGCAGGTACTGGTGATTACGGCGACATGATTGAGATGGGTATTCTTGATCCAACTAAAGTTGCTCGCACAGCCTTACAGCACGCGGCGTCAATTGCCAGCATGATTATCACTACTGAAGTAATGATCACAGATGTACCGCAAGAAGCAGGCGCCGGAGGCGGCATGCCTGATATGGGCGGAATGGGCGGAATGGGCGGCATGATGTAAGCCGATCATTTACCGATCAAAAAAGAGCCTCGCTGAGCAATCAGCGGGGCTTTTTTTATTGTCAAACACCCTATTCAAAAATTCGAATTAGCGCTAACAGAACATTCTTAAAGTTTAAACAATATTTTTTGCGGCCTGACTGGTTATTTATAAATTGGGCAACGCGTCTTCCGCATGCACTGAGTAAATCGAAACGAAGCAAATTCTTCGAGCCTGTTATCTTACTAACCTTTTAAATGCCTTAAATTGTAGCAATATAATAAATTGCATTCTCAGTATTAGCAGCCGTGAGTAGGTAATGCTCTCTCCCCTTTGGCCCTTGACCGACCAAACATACTTGGAATTCTGCATCCTCAGAGAATGCTTCGGAGAATTTCTCCGTGAGCAGTGATGATATGTATAGATATTCATACTCCTCTTTTCCAAATGAATATGAACACGCTTGGCCTATCCAAGCTGAATCTTTATTAGCATCAATCAGCCATGCATATTCTTTCTTAAAGAAGTTGTCCGCGACAAGCGAATGCGATGCTAAAACAATTATATTCTTTGACGGCTTGAATAAAGCAGAACTGTGGAATGAGCCGAACTCTCCTGCTCATGAGAATAATAGGACTAAGGATATAGCCGTTAAAGATTTAGCCATATATATCGAGCGCCCACGCTGCAAAAAACGCTGAACCGGTTCCAATTTTAGGCCTGTTGTTCAATTTCAATTGATATTGGGACGCGGTACTTTTTATTATAAGAACCTGCAGGAAATGACGACCGAGGCTTTAAGTTAATTTTTCCTTGTTGTACGGAAACACCGGCAACCAAAGAGAATACGTCTTCGTATAGTTCTAGATCGATATGCGAGGTGAACTCTTTTCCTGATTTTTTGTCGCGGTAATATATATTAGCCCTTGAATCATTAGATCCGTTAGGTCTTATTTGATATGAGATTTTAACTTCGTATGATTTCGTTTCTTTATGTTTATGCAGAATTTCTAATTCTGTTTTTTTCTCAACAATCAGCGCCTTTACATCGTCAAGAATGTGACGCTGATTTTCGGAGCATATTAAGCTTAGTACTTTGAATGTATATTCTTCTACAAAATCCAGCAGCTCCACCTTGGTAAATTCATTTACTGTCTGCTTATCTATACCAACATCAAAATACTTGAACCAGCTTTCGGCTGATGCCTTTCTAGAAATACCAACATCATGCTCTTTCATCTCGGTCGTGAAATTCACATAGACATGGTCAAAACCGTCCAGAGCGAATTTTAATTCACGCAATTTTCGGGCAACCCTGGCCCCTATTGCGTGAGCGCTCTTTGGAATTTCAAAACTATTCTTAAAATCGCCTGCAGCAATTTCTTCCACATTTGAAAAGAATCTAATATCGAGTATTAATTTCTCCATAGCTAACTACTCCTCATGCCCAATGACCATACAACGGAGTGTAATCTTCTAACCCCAGACAATGAACGCTACCGCTATTAGACCAATAGGAATTAACAAGCGCAAAACCCATATTGCTTTATTTTGTATAGCACTGGCTTTTTCTTGTATCTGCTCGCTTCTGTCTTGTATTTTGTCTATACGTTCAAAGTTGGCTTTATTTAAATCAAAGAGCTGTTTCTGAATATCCAAAGACTCTCTTTGCATCAAAATTTGCGCTTCCTGATTTTCCAGAATTTTGTTAAGTACTTCTGACTGTTCCATTAACTATTAACCTCGTGGATATGCCGCCCTTAAACGCAAGCACGTATTGTCTGAACATTCGAACACACGCAGTACGCACTAGTTTAGAAATTGTAGAGACTTTCTCAATCCCAGTACACTGTGTAAAGATAGTAATCTAGTGCTGGTTCCGGTGCCAGTTTATGCTTCCCATAAGGCCAACCATCTGCACCAACACTATCCGCCTCCATTCCTTCGACCCACCCTTCAACCGCAAACTGAGAAGCAGATGAAATTACATGAATATTCTCCGCTGAAGGCCAACTTTCTTCATCATCTTGAGATTCCATCCAATCACCATGCAGCCCAACGTATACACCTTGCACATCGGGGCGAGATTCGATTTTTTTAAATCGAGCGTAAATATCTTTTATCGATGGTCGCCCATCTCCCCAGTTATTTGGTGCTATTGACCACTCGTCATCATTCTTATAAAAGTACTCATCCAAACTCACAACAGGGTCATGCTCAGCATCTTCGTTTTGCAAAGCGATTAATCTATCTAACAGTATTTGTTTTGCACTCATATTCTGTCTCTAACGTATGAAGTTGGAGCAAAGCTCCAACCCTAAGCACATGCGGGTAAAGTGGCTTCACTGTTGAACTCCCATTATTGCTCCAAAGACTCCAAGCACATGCATAGCCAGAAATGGCGCTGAGGAGAATAGATAGAGTATAGCCCTACGCGCCAACTACCGATATTCGTCTATATTGATTTTTCGACTATTGTCATTGGCTTTCTTGACTGCTGCGAGCATTGCGTCGAGCTGTCCACGACCGTACACACGCCCGTTCAGAATCACCGTTTCGATAGTACGCGTGTTGTTAATATCGACGAGTGGGTTCTTATTTAGAATTAGCATATCCGCACGTCTGCCGACTTCGATACTTCCGGCATTGCTGTTCATTAATTTGGCTGGGTTTAGCGTGGCAGAGGCTAAGGTTTGCGCGGGGCTCATACCACCATTGTGCAACGACTCTAATTCATCGTGTAGTGAGAAGCCAGGCACCACTAAGTTAGCGCCTGAGTCAGTGCCGGCGACAATCTTAACACCACGCCTTACCATTGCTTTTAACAGAATGTGATGTGCTTGCTCGCGAGCTTGCCAAAAAATATCATTCTTTTGGTAGTTTTTCGATGTGGCGTCACTCACCGCTTCAAATTGATTGTAAGTGGGCAACCAGCCAACTTTGTAGTCTTCAGAGTCTTTAGTTCCCTCAACAAGGCCGGGGTTGGCGTATTCGATTTGTACCGTTTTTAGCGCGGCCTCAAGGTCGCTGAATTGGTCGTGAATACTCTCCATAAACCACAATACCGAATTCACCGTAATGTCGTTAGCCAATATGGCATCGATAATTTCATCACTACGCGCTTCAACATGCGCATAGAAAGCGGCGCTGCCTTTGTCATTGATTGACCCGAACTCTCGAATCAGTACACGCACTATTTCCTCAATATGAGCAACTTCTGTTTGTTGCGTTACCGCAAGTTCAGACAACTCAAAACTTAAAGGGAAATGGCCGGTGGTTGGTATTCCTAATTTGGCGGCTACCTTATTCACAGCACGATAACTGGGCATATCAAGATGGTAGATTTTGATTGCGTCGTAACCTTGCTTAGCAAAGTCTC includes:
- the groES gene encoding co-chaperone GroES, translating into MSIRPLHDRVLVRRNEEEKTSAGGIILTDSAKEKPVQGEIIAAGNGKILENGDVRPLDVKVGDQVLFGKYAGTEVKVDGEELLVMREDDIVGVVE
- a CDS encoding amidohydrolase family protein; this encodes MLKTLSKWLVGLLICTILLASAYLLWFKNGVSFIYGAHTEVVDHREFALPMKLTAITDVNVLSPDGQTMLPNRTVVVDNGEITSVTVGGSIPVNALEIDGRGKYIIPGLVDSHAHVLKSHNDLLLYVANGVTHIRDLGGPPERLQLREEIEQGRVGPRMFVSSPPIDSMGLLEGAFYEVITFHKNTHNVEHAKSRVRDFAKQGYDAIKIYHLDMPSYRAVNKVAAKLGIPTTGHFPLSFELSELAVTQQTEVAHIEEIVRVLIREFGSINDKGSAAFYAHVEARSDEIIDAILANDITVNSVLWFMESIHDQFSDLEAALKTVQIEYANPGLVEGTKDSEDYKVGWLPTYNQFEAVSDATSKNYQKNDIFWQAREQAHHILLKAMVRRGVKIVAGTDSGANLVVPGFSLHDELESLHNGGMSPAQTLASATLNPAKLMNSNAGSIEVGRRADMLILNKNPLVDINNTRTIETVILNGRVYGRGQLDAMLAAVKKANDNSRKINIDEYR
- a CDS encoding FxsA family protein; translated protein: MPLLLILFLFIGMPILEISALIRVAGVIGILNTVGFSLLTAMLGAYLVKQQGIATLAKLQEEAQAGRVPAQQMVEGVALLVAGAVLLTPGFITDILGFALLVPPIRIAIVNWVARRALANQTVRYEFRGSQTRAYDSRSNDHGNVIDGEYTSPSDDTK
- the groL gene encoding chaperonin GroEL (60 kDa chaperone family; promotes refolding of misfolded polypeptides especially under stressful conditions; forms two stacked rings of heptamers to form a barrel-shaped 14mer; ends can be capped by GroES; misfolded proteins enter the barrel where they are refolded when GroES binds) gives rise to the protein MSAKDVKFGDDARTKILAGVNILADAVKVTLGPKGRNVVLDKSFGAPTITKDGVSVAKEIELEDKFENMGAQLVKEVASKTNDVAGDGTTTATVLAQAMVKEGLKAVAAGMNPMDLKRGIDKAVVCAVEELRKLSKPCENAKEIAQVGTISANSDESVGNIIAEAMDKVGKEGVITVEEGQSLENELEVVEGMQFDRGYLSPYFANKQDTMIADLESPLVLLHDKKISNIRDLLPTLEAVAKAGRPLLIVAEDVEGEALATLVVNNIRGIVKVCAVKAPGFGDRRKAMLEDIAILTGGRVISEEVGMSLETITMEDLGSAKRVQISKENTTIIDGMGEAKQIEDRVNQIRAQIEESSSDYDKEKMQERVAKLAGGVALIKVGAATEVEMKEKKARVEDALHATRAAVEEGVVPGGGVALIRTLAAVAKVKGDNADQDAGVKAIVKALEAPLRQIVSNGGDDASVVLNEVRNHKGTYGYNAGTGDYGDMIEMGILDPTKVARTALQHAASIASMIITTEVMITDVPQEAGAGGGMPDMGGMGGMGGMM